From a single Populus nigra chromosome 18, ddPopNigr1.1, whole genome shotgun sequence genomic region:
- the LOC133677932 gene encoding E3 ubiquitin-protein ligase SINAT4 isoform X2, with translation MYPPIHQCHNGHTLCSTCKTRVQNRCPTCRQELGDIRCLALEKVAESLELPCKYYNLGCPEIFPYYSKLKHEAICNFRPYNCPYAGSECSVVGDIPFLVAHLRDDHKVDMHIGCTFNHRYVKSNPREVENATWMLTVFHCFGQYFCLHFEAFQLGMAPVYMAFLRFMGDEAEARNYSYSLEVGGNGRKLIWEGTPRSVRDSHRKVRDSHDGLIIQRNMALFFSGGDRKELKLRVTGRIWKEQQSPETGVCIPNLCS, from the exons ATGTACCCACCAATTCATCAG TGTCACAATGGGCACACGCTATGTTCCACCTGTAAAACAAGGGTACAAAATCGCTGCCCCACATGTAGGCAGGAGCTTGGAGACATTAGATGTTTAGCCCTAGAAAAGGTGGCTGAGTCACTAGAACTGCCTTGCAAATATTACAACTTGGGGTGCCCAGAGATATTTCCATATTACAGCAAGCTCAAGCACGAGGCAATTTGCAACTTCAGACCATATAATTGCCCCTATGCTGGATCAGAATGCTCTGTTGTTGGGGACATCCCTTTCCTGGTTGCACATCTAAGGGATGATCACAAGGTGGACATGCACATAGGATGCACTTTCAACCATCGCTATGTGAAGTCTAATCCCCGCGAAGTGGAGAATGCCACTTGGATGTTGACG GTCTTCCATTGTTTTGGTCAATACTTCTGCCTTCACTTTGAAGCTTTCCAGCTTGGCATGGCCCCTGTTTATATGGCATTCCTCCGTTTCATGGGTGATGAGGCTGAGGCTCGGAATTATAGCTATAGCCTTGAGGTCGGAGGAAATGGCAGGAAACTTATATGGGAGGGTACCCCGCGAAGTGTCCGAGATAGCCACCGGAAGGTCAGGGATAGTCATGACGGTCTCATAATTCAACGAAATATGGCACTTTTCTTCTCTGGTGGGGATAGGAAGGAGCTGAAGCTTAGAGTTACCGGGAGGATATGGAAGGAACAACAAAGTCCAGAAACAGGAGTGTGCATACCTAACCTTTGTAGCTAA
- the LOC133677932 gene encoding E3 ubiquitin-protein ligase SINAT5 isoform X1, giving the protein MDFDNIECVSSSDGLDEDEIHRHNLQHHHLHQFASPKPHHVNSNGNGNANVVGGPTVIAPATSVHELLECPVCTNSMYPPIHQCHNGHTLCSTCKTRVQNRCPTCRQELGDIRCLALEKVAESLELPCKYYNLGCPEIFPYYSKLKHEAICNFRPYNCPYAGSECSVVGDIPFLVAHLRDDHKVDMHIGCTFNHRYVKSNPREVENATWMLTVFHCFGQYFCLHFEAFQLGMAPVYMAFLRFMGDEAEARNYSYSLEVGGNGRKLIWEGTPRSVRDSHRKVRDSHDGLIIQRNMALFFSGGDRKELKLRVTGRIWKEQQSPETGVCIPNLCS; this is encoded by the exons ATGGATTTTGATAATATTGAATGTGTGTCATCATCAGATGGACTTGATGAGGATGAGATCCATCGCCATAATTTACAACATCATCACCTTCATCAATTTGCATCACCAAAGCCTCACCATGTAAACAGCAACGGCAATGGTAATGCCAATGTTGTTGGGGGTCCTACAGTTATTGCTCCTGCAACTAGTGTTCATGAGCTCCTAGAATGTCCTGTTTGTACCAATTCTATGTACCCACCAATTCATCAG TGTCACAATGGGCACACGCTATGTTCCACCTGTAAAACAAGGGTACAAAATCGCTGCCCCACATGTAGGCAGGAGCTTGGAGACATTAGATGTTTAGCCCTAGAAAAGGTGGCTGAGTCACTAGAACTGCCTTGCAAATATTACAACTTGGGGTGCCCAGAGATATTTCCATATTACAGCAAGCTCAAGCACGAGGCAATTTGCAACTTCAGACCATATAATTGCCCCTATGCTGGATCAGAATGCTCTGTTGTTGGGGACATCCCTTTCCTGGTTGCACATCTAAGGGATGATCACAAGGTGGACATGCACATAGGATGCACTTTCAACCATCGCTATGTGAAGTCTAATCCCCGCGAAGTGGAGAATGCCACTTGGATGTTGACG GTCTTCCATTGTTTTGGTCAATACTTCTGCCTTCACTTTGAAGCTTTCCAGCTTGGCATGGCCCCTGTTTATATGGCATTCCTCCGTTTCATGGGTGATGAGGCTGAGGCTCGGAATTATAGCTATAGCCTTGAGGTCGGAGGAAATGGCAGGAAACTTATATGGGAGGGTACCCCGCGAAGTGTCCGAGATAGCCACCGGAAGGTCAGGGATAGTCATGACGGTCTCATAATTCAACGAAATATGGCACTTTTCTTCTCTGGTGGGGATAGGAAGGAGCTGAAGCTTAGAGTTACCGGGAGGATATGGAAGGAACAACAAAGTCCAGAAACAGGAGTGTGCATACCTAACCTTTGTAGCTAA
- the LOC133678782 gene encoding pentatricopeptide repeat-containing protein At3g49240, mitochondrial has protein sequence MSFSKPTTFLAHLKTLTTKTPLHHRHAPPSHTISVRFLSFSSPEEAAAERRRRKRRLRIEPPLSSLNRNQQQTQQITRPIQNPNAPKLPEPISSLTGNRLNLHNKILTLIRENDLEEAALYTRHSVYSNCKPTIYTVNAVLNAQLRQSKYSDLLSLHRFITQAGIAANVITHNLLFQTYLDCRKPDTALEYYKQMVNEAPLSPSPTTYRIMIKGLVDNGKLEKALELKDEMIAIKGFSPDPVIYHYLMVGCVRSGDSVSVFRLYEELKEKMGGEVVGNGVVVYGGLMKGYFMRGMKKEAMECYGEFLRENLRGKWSAVANNSVLDALCKNGEFDEALKLFESMLREHNPPKSLVVDLGSFNVMVDGYCLEGRYKDAIEVLLKMGDYRCNPDTLSFNNLIDQLCSNGMLVEAETVYGEMDGKGVKPDEYTYVLLMDTCIKENRIDDGAAYFRKMVESGSRPNLAVYNRLVDELVKVGKIDEAKSFYDMMVKKLKMDDESYKFMMKTMSDVGKLDEVLKMAEGIIDDEEAEFSEELQEFVKGELRKDGREEELTKLLEEKERQKAEAKAKEVEAAEASKRSAKAVINSLISPIGKKEAETESGANENAIEATLANKEAQAEKGESVEQATIAEFSPTDVNTKEGENKGDDSDETEATIAESSPTDANTEGGVIKGDDSDETEAQSDGATGQQVAP, from the coding sequence atgtCTTTCTCTAAACCCACAACTTTCCTAGCCCACCTCAAAACCCTAACCACCAAAACCCCTCTCCACCACCGCCACGCGCCACCATCCCACACCATCTCCGTCCGCTTCCTCTCCTTCTCCTCCCCGGAAGAAGCCGCAGCCGAACGCCGCCGCCGCAAACGCCGTCTCCGCATTGAACCCCCACTCTCTTCCCTCAACAGAAACCAACAACAAACCCAACAAATCACTAGACCCATCCAAAACCCTAATGCCCCAAAACTCCCTGAACCCATTTCCTCTCTTACTGGCAACCGCTTGAATCTTCACAACAAGATTCTAACCCTAATTCGTGAAAATGATCTTGAAGAAGCTGCACTTTATACCCGCCATTCGGTTTATTCAAACTGTAAGCCCACAATTTACACTGTTAATGCTGTGCTAAATGCGCAATTACGCCAATCAAAGTACTCTGATTTGCTTTCTTTGCATAGGTTTATTACTCAGGCTGGCATTGCTGCAAATGTGATCACTCACAATCTATTGTTTCAAACGTATTTAGATTGTAGAAAGCCAGACACGGCGCTAGAATATTATAAACAGATGGTTAATGAGGCTCCTTTGAGCCCTTCACCAACGACTTATAGGATTATGATTAAAGGGTTGGTAGATAATGGGAAGTTAGAGAAGGCTTTGgagttgaaagatgaaatgatTGCGATTAAAGGTTTTTCACCAGATCCggttatttatcattatttgaTGGTGGGTTGTGTGCGGAGTGGGGATTCAGTTTCGGTTTTTAGGCTTTATGAGGAGCTGAAGGAGAAGATGGGAGGTGAGGTTGTGGGGAATGGAGTTGTGGTTTATGGGGGGTTGATGAAAGGGTATTTTATGAGAGGGATGAAGAAGGAGGCGATGGAGTGTTATGGTGAGTTTTTGAGGGAGAATTTGAGGGGTAAGTGGAGTGCGGTTGCGAATAATTCGGTGCTTGATGCATTGTGTAAGAATGGTGAGTTTGATGAAGCATTGAAGTTGTTTGAGAGCATGTTAAGAGAGCATAACCCGCCAAAGAGTTTGGTTGTGGATTTGGGGAGTTTTAATGTTATGGTTGATGGGTATTGTTTGGAAGGGAGGTATAAGGATGCCATTGAAGTTTTATTGAAAATGGGTGATTATAGGTGCAATCCAGATACTTtgtcatttaataatttgattgatCAGCTGTGCAGCAATGGAATGCTGGTTGAAGCTGAGACAGTTTATGGAGAGATGGATGGAAAGGGGGTTAAACCAGATGAGTATACTTATGTTCTGTTGATGGATACTTGCATTAAAGAAAATAGAATTGATGATGGGGCGGCTTACTTTAGGAAAATGGTTGAATCAGGGTCGAGGCCAAACTTGGCAGTTTATAATAGATTGGTTGATGAATTGGTTAAAGTGGGGAAGATTGATGAAGCAAAatcattttatgatatgatggtGAAGAAACTCAAGATGGATGATGAGAGCTACAAGTTTATGATGAAGACAATGAGTGATGTCGGGAAATTGGATGAGGTGCTTAAAATGGCTGAAGGAATAATTGATGACGAGGAAGCTGAGTTTAGTGAGGAGCTGCAGGAGTTCGTTAAGGGAGAATTGAGAAAGGACGGGAGAGAAGAAGAGTTAACAAAGCTTTTGGAAGAAAAAGAGAGGCAGAAAGCTGAGGCTAAGGCCAAAGAGGTCGAGGCAGCTGAGGCTTCCAAGAGAAGTGCAAAAGCTGTCATCAACTCTCTAATTTCACCCATTGGAAAAAAGGAAGCTGAGACAGAGTCCGGAGCTAATGAGAATGCCATTGAGGCGACCTTGGCTAACAAAGAGGCACAAGCTGAGAAAGGAGAAAGCGTTGAGCAAGCTACTATTGCAGAGTTTTCTCCCACTGATGTAAACACAAAGGAGGGAGAAAATAAAGGTGATGATTCAGATGAGACTGAAGCTACTATTGCAGAGTCTTCTCCCACTGATGCAAACACAGAGGGGGGAGTAATTAAAGGTGATGATTCAGATGAGACTGAGGCTCAAAGTGATGGTGCAACTGGGCAGCAGGTTGCTCCTTGA